In Ischnura elegans chromosome 6, ioIscEleg1.1, whole genome shotgun sequence, one genomic interval encodes:
- the LOC124160619 gene encoding mitochondrial import inner membrane translocase subunit Tim13, translating to MDSLGQLTGSQKDELMDQLKQQIAVANAQELITKMTEKCFKKCITKPGSSLDSSEQKCIAMCMDRYMDSWNLVSRVYGNRIQRERQRL from the exons ATGGATTCCCTAGGGCAGTTAACGGGCTCTCAAAAAGACGAGCTGATGGATCAGCTTAAACAACAAATAGCAGTAGCAAACGCTCAAGAGTTAATAACG aaaatgacggagaaatgttttaaaaaatgtataacgAAACCAGGATCGTCCTTAGACAGCTCGGAGCAG AAATGTATTGCGATGTGTATGGACAGATACATGGATTCTTGGAATCTCGTTTCAAGAGTTTATGGCAACAGGATACAGCGAGAAAGGCAACGACTGTAA
- the LOC124160617 gene encoding centrosomal protein 43-like: MSEIRSEEGLTELRDLVAQTLEKNGALAKIKAELRASVFLALEEQESIENKTPFLNQPLRDFLSTSEGELVSCLVREFLEYFHLDYTLSVFDQETYHEKEYHYMGREKLCQDLKIRSDANGPLLADVLQLASQEDYRTGNRSYNEDDSASLEYAPNSISENMRLDLKSDKRHERSLVSGVETIKVTLQPKSKQNEDKSNDSGSSSNSSHETDKSNNIGQITESPILNQESKNDEGKKEESPVASTPIPNQGKSRITFDPDSLGAGEEEFQSYTSVNEDNGGDIKAKGRVSPPAASVSEEIEEEIPSAVDEPLSSNVSGGEDTTADATISNPTGVADYMEDLQSERKAEETVS, translated from the exons ATGTCGGAGATTAGGTCGGAAGAAGGCCTAACAGAGTTGAGAGATTTAGTGGCACAAACGTTAGAAAAAAATGGTGCTCTCGctaaaattaag GCTGAACTTCGCGCCAGTGTGTTTCTGGCTTTGGAAGAGCAAGAATCTATTGAG AATAAAACTCCGTTTCTAAATCAACCCCTGCGGGATTTCCTTAGCACTTCTGAAGGAGAACTTGTTAGCTGTTTAGTACGAGAATTTTTGGAGTACTTTCATCTTGATTATACATTGTCTGTGTTTGATCAAGAAACATATCATGAGAAGGAGTATCATTACATGGGTAGAGAAAAGCTATGTCAAGACCTCAAGATAAGAAGCGATGCTAATGGTCCTCTGCTTGCAGATGTTCTGCAGTTAGCATCGCAAGAG GATTACCGTACAGGCAACAGGAGTTATAATGAAGATGATAGTGCATCTTTAGAGTACGCTCCAAATTCAATATCAGAAAATATGCGACTGGATCTCAAGAGTGATAAGAGACATGAAAGAAGTTTGGTCTCTGGTGTAGAAACAATAAAAGTGACCCTCCAaccaaaaagtaaacaaaatgaaGACAAAAGTAATGACTCAGGCTCATCATCAAACTCCTCTCATGAAACAGATAAGTCAAACAATATAGGACAGATAACTGAATCACCAATTCTAAACCAAGAATCAAAAAATGATGAAGGCAAAAAGGAAGAATCTCCTGTCGCATCAACACCCATTCCCAATCAAGGGAAATCAAGGATTACTTTTGACCCAG ATTCATTAGGAGCTGGGGAAGAAGAGTTTCAGTCATACACTAGTGTGAATGAAGACAATGGAGGTGATATTAAAGCCAAAGGTCGAGTTAGTCCTCCTGCTGCTAGTGTTAGTGAAGAAATAGAAGAAGAGATACCATCTGCTGTGGATGAGCCTCTGAGTAGCAATGTATCCGGG gGAGAAGACACAACAGCTGACGCAACAATATCAAATCCAACTGGGGTGGCAGACTACATGGAAGATTTGCAGAGTGAACGGAAAGCTGAAGAAACAGTGTCTTGA